The Papaver somniferum cultivar HN1 chromosome 3, ASM357369v1, whole genome shotgun sequence genome includes a region encoding these proteins:
- the LOC113357703 gene encoding folate transporter 1, chloroplastic-like isoform X6 — protein MSGMSKNLGHWQWEEAASGAVAGFTTVASLHPLDVVRTRFQVNDGRVTHIPLYKNTVNALLTIGRTEGLKGLYAGFHPAVLGSTVSWGLYFFFYNRAKQRYSKGGSEKLSAGYHLVSAAEAGGLVCLCTNPIWLVKTRLQLQTPLHQTRPYSGFYDALRTILREEGVSALYKGMGPGLLLVSHGAIQFTVYEELRKLLLGFKGKEGKTNIPDDKLLQRPGNDGTPKYMSSWHVVKDTVRFEGFPGYYKGITSNLLKNVPAASITFVVYENVLNIFKRARRKD, from the exons ATGTCTGGGATGAGTAAAAATCTAGGGCATTGGCAATGGGaagaagcagcttctggagccgTTGCTGGATTCACTACTGTTGCATCTCTTCATCCCCTTGATGTTGTTCGTACTAGGTTTCAAG TAAATGATGGAAGAGTTACCCATATTCCACTCTATAAGAACACTGTAAATGCTCTTCTCACTATTGGTCGAACCGAGGGCTTGAAGGGGCTTTATGCAGGTTTTCATCCAGCAGTTCTTGGGTCAACAGTTTCTTGGGGTTTGTATTTCTTCTT CTACAATAGAGCTAAACAACGGTACTCTAAAGGTGGAAGTGAAAAACTGAGTGCCGGGTATCATCTTGTTTCTGCAGCTGAAGCTGGTGGTTTG GTATGTTTGTGCACGAATCCAATTTGGCTTGTTAAAACAAGATTACAACTTCAAACACCGCTTCATCAAACTAGGCCTTATTCCGGGTTTTATG ATGCCTTAAGAACCATATTGAGAGAGGAAGGAGTGTCTGCCCTATATAAAGGGATGGGACCAGGGCTCTTGCTT GTTTCTCATGGTGCTATTCAGTTCACTGTTTATGAGGAGCTCCGTAAACTTCTTCTTGGCTTTAAGGGTAAAGAAGGCAAAACCAACATCCCTGATGATAAATTATTG CAACGACCTGGTAACGATGGAACCCCAAAATACATGAGCAGCTGGCACGTTGTAAAGGATACTGTGCG GTTTGAGGGGTTTCCTGGTTATTACAAAGGCATCACGTCAAATCTTCTAAAAAATGTCCCTGCCGCTTCAATAACATTTGTTGTGTACGAGAACGTCCTCAACATCTTTAAGCGTgcaagaaggaaagattga
- the LOC113357703 gene encoding folate transporter 1, chloroplastic-like isoform X2: MSGMSKNLGHWQWEEAASGAVAGFTTVASLHPLDVVRTRFQVNDGRVTHIPLYKNTVNALLTIGRTEGLKGLYAGFHPAVLGSTVSWGLYFFFYNRAKQRYSKGGSEKLSAGYHLVSAAEAGGLVCLCTNPIWLVKTRLQLQTPLHQTRPYSGFYDALRTILREEGVSALYKGMGPGLLLQVSHGAIQFTVYEELRKLLLGFKGKEGKTNIPDDKLLNSIDYVMLGASSKVSAMLLTYPYQQRPGNDGTPKYMSSWHVVKDTVRFEGFPGYYKGITSNLLKNVPAASITFVVYENVLNIFKRARRKD, encoded by the exons ATGTCTGGGATGAGTAAAAATCTAGGGCATTGGCAATGGGaagaagcagcttctggagccgTTGCTGGATTCACTACTGTTGCATCTCTTCATCCCCTTGATGTTGTTCGTACTAGGTTTCAAG TAAATGATGGAAGAGTTACCCATATTCCACTCTATAAGAACACTGTAAATGCTCTTCTCACTATTGGTCGAACCGAGGGCTTGAAGGGGCTTTATGCAGGTTTTCATCCAGCAGTTCTTGGGTCAACAGTTTCTTGGGGTTTGTATTTCTTCTT CTACAATAGAGCTAAACAACGGTACTCTAAAGGTGGAAGTGAAAAACTGAGTGCCGGGTATCATCTTGTTTCTGCAGCTGAAGCTGGTGGTTTG GTATGTTTGTGCACGAATCCAATTTGGCTTGTTAAAACAAGATTACAACTTCAAACACCGCTTCATCAAACTAGGCCTTATTCCGGGTTTTATG ATGCCTTAAGAACCATATTGAGAGAGGAAGGAGTGTCTGCCCTATATAAAGGGATGGGACCAGGGCTCTTGCTT CAGGTTTCTCATGGTGCTATTCAGTTCACTGTTTATGAGGAGCTCCGTAAACTTCTTCTTGGCTTTAAGGGTAAAGAAGGCAAAACCAACATCCCTGATGATAAATTATTG AATTCAATTGATTACGTAATGCTAGGGGCATCTTCTAAAGTATCTGCTATGCTTCTGACGTATCCTTACCAG CAACGACCTGGTAACGATGGAACCCCAAAATACATGAGCAGCTGGCACGTTGTAAAGGATACTGTGCG GTTTGAGGGGTTTCCTGGTTATTACAAAGGCATCACGTCAAATCTTCTAAAAAATGTCCCTGCCGCTTCAATAACATTTGTTGTGTACGAGAACGTCCTCAACATCTTTAAGCGTgcaagaaggaaagattga
- the LOC113360125 gene encoding uncharacterized protein LOC113360125, whose amino-acid sequence MQKNIQLAGIVLWHIWKTRCQLVFDNIRIPVVTLSLQEKKFISDWDNSLSSMSINGRNVQGRTDRNVSWTVPMYPFMKINFDASFKKDCNKCGLGLIMRSFAGECGGAASIPLTAFDEEQAEALGALQEVIWAKGNNIDHLHLEGDNSNVIAALNGASTAVKWTTSSVIEDILVLLSSFNSWKCSYVPREANKTAHLLAKEAYNASNNLVLSADSDFPMWLKSSLEEDSVS is encoded by the coding sequence ATGCAGAAAAACATTCAACTTGCAGGAATAGTACTCTGGCATATTTGGAAGACAAGGTGCCAGCTAGTATTTGATAATATTCGCATTCCTGTTGTAACTCTGTCCCTGCAGGAGAAGAAATTTATCTCTGACTGGGACAACAGTCTATCCTCAATGTCTATTAATGGGCGGAATGTACAGGGCAGGACAGACAGGAACGTTAGCTGGACTGTTCCTATGTACCCTTTTatgaaaattaattttgatgcaaGCTTCAAAAAGGATTGTAATAAATGTGGTCTTGGTCTAATAATGAGGTCTTTTGCAGGTGAATGTGGAGGTGCAGCAAGCATTCCCTTAACAGCTTTTGATGAAGAGCAGGCTGAAGCTCTAGGTGCTTTGCAGGAAGTCATATGggcaaaaggaaataatattgaTCACCTACATCTGGAGGGTGACAACTCAAATGTGATAGCAGCGTTGAATGGTGCTTCTACGGCTGTGAAGTGGACTACGAGCTCAGTTATTGAGGATATTTtagttcttctttcttcttttaacTCTTGGAAATGTAGCTATGTTCCAAGGGAAGCAAATAAAACGGCTCATCTATTAGCCAAGGAAGCTTACAATGCTTCAAATAATTTAGTATTATCAGCTGATTCTGATTTTCCTATGTGGTTAAAATCCTCTCTAGAGGAAGACAGTGTTTCCTAA
- the LOC113357703 gene encoding folate transporter 1, chloroplastic-like isoform X5 has product MSGMSKNLGHWQWEEAASGAVAGFTTVASLHPLDVVRTRFQVNDGRVTHIPLYKNTVNALLTIGRTEGLKGLYAGFHPAVLGSTVSWGLYFFFYNRAKQRYSKGGSEKLSAGYHLVSAAEAGGLVCLCTNPIWLVKTRLQLQTPLHQTRPYSGFYDALRTILREEGVSALYKGMGPGLLLQVSHGAIQFTVYEELRKLLLGFKGKEGKTNIPDDKLLQRPGNDGTPKYMSSWHVVKDTVRFEGFPGYYKGITSNLLKNVPAASITFVVYENVLNIFKRARRKD; this is encoded by the exons ATGTCTGGGATGAGTAAAAATCTAGGGCATTGGCAATGGGaagaagcagcttctggagccgTTGCTGGATTCACTACTGTTGCATCTCTTCATCCCCTTGATGTTGTTCGTACTAGGTTTCAAG TAAATGATGGAAGAGTTACCCATATTCCACTCTATAAGAACACTGTAAATGCTCTTCTCACTATTGGTCGAACCGAGGGCTTGAAGGGGCTTTATGCAGGTTTTCATCCAGCAGTTCTTGGGTCAACAGTTTCTTGGGGTTTGTATTTCTTCTT CTACAATAGAGCTAAACAACGGTACTCTAAAGGTGGAAGTGAAAAACTGAGTGCCGGGTATCATCTTGTTTCTGCAGCTGAAGCTGGTGGTTTG GTATGTTTGTGCACGAATCCAATTTGGCTTGTTAAAACAAGATTACAACTTCAAACACCGCTTCATCAAACTAGGCCTTATTCCGGGTTTTATG ATGCCTTAAGAACCATATTGAGAGAGGAAGGAGTGTCTGCCCTATATAAAGGGATGGGACCAGGGCTCTTGCTT CAGGTTTCTCATGGTGCTATTCAGTTCACTGTTTATGAGGAGCTCCGTAAACTTCTTCTTGGCTTTAAGGGTAAAGAAGGCAAAACCAACATCCCTGATGATAAATTATTG CAACGACCTGGTAACGATGGAACCCCAAAATACATGAGCAGCTGGCACGTTGTAAAGGATACTGTGCG GTTTGAGGGGTTTCCTGGTTATTACAAAGGCATCACGTCAAATCTTCTAAAAAATGTCCCTGCCGCTTCAATAACATTTGTTGTGTACGAGAACGTCCTCAACATCTTTAAGCGTgcaagaaggaaagattga
- the LOC113357703 gene encoding folate transporter 1, chloroplastic-like isoform X1 has protein sequence MSGMSKNLGHWQWEEAASGAVAGFTTVASLHPLDVVRTRFQVNDGRVTHIPLYKNTVNALLTIGRTEGLKGLYAGFHPAVLGSTVSWGLYFFFYNRAKQRYSKGGSEKLSAGYHLVSAAEAGGLVCLCTNPIWLVKTRLQLQTPLHQTRPYSGFYDALRTILREEGVSALYKGMGPGLLLVSYYYYVSHGAIQFTVYEELRKLLLGFKGKEGKTNIPDDKLLNSIDYVMLGASSKVSAMLLTYPYQQRPGNDGTPKYMSSWHVVKDTVRFEGFPGYYKGITSNLLKNVPAASITFVVYENVLNIFKRARRKD, from the exons ATGTCTGGGATGAGTAAAAATCTAGGGCATTGGCAATGGGaagaagcagcttctggagccgTTGCTGGATTCACTACTGTTGCATCTCTTCATCCCCTTGATGTTGTTCGTACTAGGTTTCAAG TAAATGATGGAAGAGTTACCCATATTCCACTCTATAAGAACACTGTAAATGCTCTTCTCACTATTGGTCGAACCGAGGGCTTGAAGGGGCTTTATGCAGGTTTTCATCCAGCAGTTCTTGGGTCAACAGTTTCTTGGGGTTTGTATTTCTTCTT CTACAATAGAGCTAAACAACGGTACTCTAAAGGTGGAAGTGAAAAACTGAGTGCCGGGTATCATCTTGTTTCTGCAGCTGAAGCTGGTGGTTTG GTATGTTTGTGCACGAATCCAATTTGGCTTGTTAAAACAAGATTACAACTTCAAACACCGCTTCATCAAACTAGGCCTTATTCCGGGTTTTATG ATGCCTTAAGAACCATATTGAGAGAGGAAGGAGTGTCTGCCCTATATAAAGGGATGGGACCAGGGCTCTTGCTTGTAAGCTACTATTATTAT GTTTCTCATGGTGCTATTCAGTTCACTGTTTATGAGGAGCTCCGTAAACTTCTTCTTGGCTTTAAGGGTAAAGAAGGCAAAACCAACATCCCTGATGATAAATTATTG AATTCAATTGATTACGTAATGCTAGGGGCATCTTCTAAAGTATCTGCTATGCTTCTGACGTATCCTTACCAG CAACGACCTGGTAACGATGGAACCCCAAAATACATGAGCAGCTGGCACGTTGTAAAGGATACTGTGCG GTTTGAGGGGTTTCCTGGTTATTACAAAGGCATCACGTCAAATCTTCTAAAAAATGTCCCTGCCGCTTCAATAACATTTGTTGTGTACGAGAACGTCCTCAACATCTTTAAGCGTgcaagaaggaaagattga
- the LOC113357703 gene encoding folate transporter 1, chloroplastic-like isoform X4: MSGMSKNLGHWQWEEAASGAVAGFTTVASLHPLDVVRTRFQVNDGRVTHIPLYKNTVNALLTIGRTEGLKGLYAGFHPAVLGSTVSWGLYFFFYNRAKQRYSKGGSEKLSAGYHLVSAAEAGGLVCLCTNPIWLVKTRLQLQTPLHQTRPYSGFYDALRTILREEGVSALYKGMGPGLLLVSYYYYVSHGAIQFTVYEELRKLLLGFKGKEGKTNIPDDKLLQRPGNDGTPKYMSSWHVVKDTVRFEGFPGYYKGITSNLLKNVPAASITFVVYENVLNIFKRARRKD, translated from the exons ATGTCTGGGATGAGTAAAAATCTAGGGCATTGGCAATGGGaagaagcagcttctggagccgTTGCTGGATTCACTACTGTTGCATCTCTTCATCCCCTTGATGTTGTTCGTACTAGGTTTCAAG TAAATGATGGAAGAGTTACCCATATTCCACTCTATAAGAACACTGTAAATGCTCTTCTCACTATTGGTCGAACCGAGGGCTTGAAGGGGCTTTATGCAGGTTTTCATCCAGCAGTTCTTGGGTCAACAGTTTCTTGGGGTTTGTATTTCTTCTT CTACAATAGAGCTAAACAACGGTACTCTAAAGGTGGAAGTGAAAAACTGAGTGCCGGGTATCATCTTGTTTCTGCAGCTGAAGCTGGTGGTTTG GTATGTTTGTGCACGAATCCAATTTGGCTTGTTAAAACAAGATTACAACTTCAAACACCGCTTCATCAAACTAGGCCTTATTCCGGGTTTTATG ATGCCTTAAGAACCATATTGAGAGAGGAAGGAGTGTCTGCCCTATATAAAGGGATGGGACCAGGGCTCTTGCTTGTAAGCTACTATTATTAT GTTTCTCATGGTGCTATTCAGTTCACTGTTTATGAGGAGCTCCGTAAACTTCTTCTTGGCTTTAAGGGTAAAGAAGGCAAAACCAACATCCCTGATGATAAATTATTG CAACGACCTGGTAACGATGGAACCCCAAAATACATGAGCAGCTGGCACGTTGTAAAGGATACTGTGCG GTTTGAGGGGTTTCCTGGTTATTACAAAGGCATCACGTCAAATCTTCTAAAAAATGTCCCTGCCGCTTCAATAACATTTGTTGTGTACGAGAACGTCCTCAACATCTTTAAGCGTgcaagaaggaaagattga
- the LOC113357703 gene encoding folate transporter 1, chloroplastic-like isoform X3, translating into MSGMSKNLGHWQWEEAASGAVAGFTTVASLHPLDVVRTRFQVNDGRVTHIPLYKNTVNALLTIGRTEGLKGLYAGFHPAVLGSTVSWGLYFFFYNRAKQRYSKGGSEKLSAGYHLVSAAEAGGLVCLCTNPIWLVKTRLQLQTPLHQTRPYSGFYDALRTILREEGVSALYKGMGPGLLLVSHGAIQFTVYEELRKLLLGFKGKEGKTNIPDDKLLNSIDYVMLGASSKVSAMLLTYPYQQRPGNDGTPKYMSSWHVVKDTVRFEGFPGYYKGITSNLLKNVPAASITFVVYENVLNIFKRARRKD; encoded by the exons ATGTCTGGGATGAGTAAAAATCTAGGGCATTGGCAATGGGaagaagcagcttctggagccgTTGCTGGATTCACTACTGTTGCATCTCTTCATCCCCTTGATGTTGTTCGTACTAGGTTTCAAG TAAATGATGGAAGAGTTACCCATATTCCACTCTATAAGAACACTGTAAATGCTCTTCTCACTATTGGTCGAACCGAGGGCTTGAAGGGGCTTTATGCAGGTTTTCATCCAGCAGTTCTTGGGTCAACAGTTTCTTGGGGTTTGTATTTCTTCTT CTACAATAGAGCTAAACAACGGTACTCTAAAGGTGGAAGTGAAAAACTGAGTGCCGGGTATCATCTTGTTTCTGCAGCTGAAGCTGGTGGTTTG GTATGTTTGTGCACGAATCCAATTTGGCTTGTTAAAACAAGATTACAACTTCAAACACCGCTTCATCAAACTAGGCCTTATTCCGGGTTTTATG ATGCCTTAAGAACCATATTGAGAGAGGAAGGAGTGTCTGCCCTATATAAAGGGATGGGACCAGGGCTCTTGCTT GTTTCTCATGGTGCTATTCAGTTCACTGTTTATGAGGAGCTCCGTAAACTTCTTCTTGGCTTTAAGGGTAAAGAAGGCAAAACCAACATCCCTGATGATAAATTATTG AATTCAATTGATTACGTAATGCTAGGGGCATCTTCTAAAGTATCTGCTATGCTTCTGACGTATCCTTACCAG CAACGACCTGGTAACGATGGAACCCCAAAATACATGAGCAGCTGGCACGTTGTAAAGGATACTGTGCG GTTTGAGGGGTTTCCTGGTTATTACAAAGGCATCACGTCAAATCTTCTAAAAAATGTCCCTGCCGCTTCAATAACATTTGTTGTGTACGAGAACGTCCTCAACATCTTTAAGCGTgcaagaaggaaagattga
- the LOC113357704 gene encoding ubiquitin-conjugating enzyme 15-like — translation MTSSSAPSRKAALSKIASSRLQKELAEWQLNPPFGFTHNVSDNLQRWVIEVNGAEGTLYTDEVYQLQVDFPEHYPMEAPQVIFLNPAPLHPHIYSNGHICLDILYDSWSPAMTVSSICISILSMLSSSPAKQRPADNDRYVKNCKNGRSPKETRWWFHDDKV, via the exons ATGACCAGTTCTTCCGCTCCTTCTCGCAag GCTGCTTTGAGTAAGATCGCTTCCAGTAGGCTTCAAAAAGAATTGGCAGAATGGCAACTTAATCCTCCATTTGGGTTCACACATAATGTCTCTGATAATCTTCAAAG GTGGGTTATTGAAGTGAATGGAGCTGAAGGAACTTTATATACTGATGAAGTATACCAACTTCAAGTTGATTTTCCTGAGCATTACCCTATGGAAGCTCCACAG GTTATTTTCTTAAATCCAGCTCCCCTACATCCACATATTTACAGCAATGGCCACATATGTTTAG ATATCTTGTATGATTCATGGTCCCCTGCCATGACTGTTAGTTCCATCTGTATAAGTATTCTCTCTATGCTCTCAAGCTCACCTGCAAAG CAACGACCTGCAGATAATGACCGCTACGTGAAGAACTGCAAGAATGGTAGATCTCCAAAGGAGACAAGGTGGTGGTTTCATGATGATAAAGTGTAA